A DNA window from Romeriopsis navalis LEGE 11480 contains the following coding sequences:
- a CDS encoding chemotaxis protein CheW translates to MVGNPDFLTGRGQDQSAEFQELESPEGELHLRFYIPSGNEFALPATGIKEVLSPSPDRITPVPNVSPLLLGTLNVRGRVVWVADLGQFLGDAAMLNTDRQEISVIAVEDQDILLGLAVDRVVGMDWMDIEQIQLAGSVPDSVAPFLKGEWKLDEVGNSLRLLDQVAILRSARWAA, encoded by the coding sequence ATGGTTGGCAATCCCGATTTTTTGACTGGGCGTGGACAAGACCAGTCGGCTGAGTTTCAGGAGCTAGAGAGCCCTGAAGGTGAATTGCACCTGCGATTTTACATTCCATCCGGCAACGAGTTTGCGCTACCGGCAACGGGAATTAAAGAGGTGTTGTCGCCCTCGCCCGATCGGATTACGCCGGTGCCGAATGTTTCTCCCTTGTTGCTGGGTACATTGAATGTGCGGGGCCGCGTGGTCTGGGTCGCAGACTTGGGGCAATTCCTCGGTGATGCGGCCATGCTGAATACCGATCGTCAAGAAATTTCCGTCATTGCGGTGGAAGACCAAGACATTCTTTTAGGCTTGGCCGTTGATCGTGTGGTGGGAATGGACTGGATGGATATTGAGCAAATCCAGCTCGCCGGCAGTGTGCCGGATAGTGTGGCGCCATTTCTAAAGGGGGAGTGGAAGCTCGATGAGGTAGGCAATTCATTGCGATTGCTCGATCAAGTCGCGATTCTGCG
- a CDS encoding response regulator transcription factor: MSTVLVVEDSVTQREMITDLLKGSGLTVTVATDGMEALAHIEGDQPDLVVLDIVMPRMNGYEVCRRLKSDPKTQSVPVVMCSSKGEEFDRYWGMKQGADAYIAKPFQPTELVGTVKQLLRG; this comes from the coding sequence ATGAGTACAGTTCTAGTCGTAGAAGATAGCGTGACGCAGCGGGAAATGATCACCGACCTCTTGAAAGGGAGTGGTTTGACCGTTACCGTTGCCACTGATGGGATGGAAGCCTTAGCGCATATCGAAGGTGACCAGCCAGACTTGGTGGTGCTTGATATTGTGATGCCGCGGATGAATGGCTATGAAGTGTGTCGTCGGCTCAAATCCGACCCTAAGACGCAAAGTGTGCCGGTGGTGATGTGCTCTTCCAAAGGCGAAGAGTTCGATCGCTATTGGGGCATGAAGCAAGGGGCCGACGCTTATATTGCAAAACCCTTCCAGCCGACGGAGCTGGTGGGTACGGTGAAACAGTTATTGCGAGGTTAG